The following coding sequences lie in one Desulfitibacter alkalitolerans DSM 16504 genomic window:
- the ftcD gene encoding glutamate formimidoyltransferase: MAKIVQCVPNFSEGRRQEVIDQILGAITSVEGVKLVDYSSDASHNRSVVTFLGEPQPAKQAAFKAIEKAKELINMDEHKGEHPRMGATDVVPFIPIREITMEECVELARELGQEVWEKLQIPVYLYEKAACAPERQNLSTLRKGQYEGLKTAVAEPERMPDFGEAKLHPTAGITAIGARPPLIAYNINLGTNNVEIAKKIANVIRGSKGGFPAVKALGIKIEERDMAQVTINMCNFKEVSLFRVFEIVKNEAERYGVNVIGSEIVGLTPMEALIDVADHYLRLENFKMDQILETKL; encoded by the coding sequence ATGGCCAAAATAGTACAATGTGTACCAAACTTTAGTGAAGGAAGAAGACAGGAAGTAATAGACCAAATATTAGGGGCTATAACAAGTGTTGAAGGAGTTAAGCTGGTAGACTACTCATCTGATGCAAGTCATAATCGATCAGTAGTAACTTTTTTAGGAGAGCCGCAGCCAGCAAAGCAGGCTGCTTTTAAGGCAATTGAAAAGGCAAAAGAGCTAATCAACATGGATGAGCATAAGGGTGAGCATCCAAGAATGGGTGCCACAGACGTGGTCCCCTTTATTCCAATAAGGGAAATAACAATGGAAGAATGTGTAGAGCTGGCCAGGGAGCTAGGACAGGAGGTCTGGGAAAAGCTTCAGATTCCAGTATACCTATATGAAAAGGCAGCATGTGCTCCTGAAAGACAAAACCTATCAACCCTTAGAAAAGGTCAGTATGAAGGATTAAAAACCGCCGTGGCAGAACCAGAAAGAATGCCGGACTTTGGAGAGGCAAAGCTTCACCCAACAGCAGGTATAACGGCAATTGGTGCAAGACCGCCCCTTATTGCCTACAACATCAACCTTGGCACCAACAATGTAGAAATAGCAAAAAAGATAGCTAACGTAATCAGGGGCAGCAAAGGAGGTTTTCCTGCAGTAAAGGCCCTGGGTATAAAGATTGAAGAAAGGGACATGGCTCAAGTGACAATAAACATGTGTAACTTCAAGGAAGTCTCTCTGTTTAGGGTATTTGAGATAGTAAAAAATGAAGCAGAACGTTATGGAGTAAACGTTATTGGAAGTGAAATAGTCGGCTTGACACCCATGGAGGCTTTAATAGATGTTGCTGATCACTACCTGAGGCTGGAAAACTTTAAAATGGATCAGATATTAGAGACTAAACTATAA
- a CDS encoding urocanate hydratase, whose protein sequence is MISNIDIAQAMTIKLEAELPEMPQFQEGIRRAPNRGYKLTPEQTKVALKNALRYVPEELHEKLAPEFLEELKTRGRIYAYRFRPEGRLYGKPIDEYKGNCIEGRAFQVMIDNNLDFDVALYPYELVTYGETGRVCQNWLQYRLIKKYLEVMTENQTLVVQSGHPMGLFPSKPNAPRVIITNALMIGMFDNPNDWEIAEQMGVANYGQMTAGGWMYIGPQGIVHGTFNTLLNAGRNKLGIPEDKDLRGHLFVSSGLGGMSGAQPKAVEIAKGVGIIAEVDHSRIMTRYNQGWISKVSDNLDEIFTTADEYLKKKEPISIAYHGNIVDLLEYVADKNIHVDLLSDQTSCHAVYDGGYCPQGVTFEERTRLIGSDRTKFAELVDKSLKRHYELVKVLTERGTYFFDYGNAFMKAVYDAGVKEISKNGIDDKDGFIWPSYVEDIMGPMLFDYGYGPFRWICLSGKHEDLMKTDKAAMDCIDPNRRGQDRDNYIWIRDAEKNQLVVGTQARILYQDAEGRKKIALKFNDMIRKGEIGPVMLGRDHHDVSGTDSPFRETANIKDGSNVMAEMAIQCFAGNAARGMSLCALHNGGGVGIGKAINGGFGLVLDGSERVDNIIEIAMLWDVIGGVARRNWARNENSIETIMEFNKVYHGKGHVTIPYIAADELVERVIKGGLN, encoded by the coding sequence ATGATTAGCAATATAGATATAGCACAGGCAATGACAATTAAACTTGAAGCCGAACTGCCAGAGATGCCCCAATTCCAGGAAGGCATCAGAAGGGCACCAAACAGGGGTTACAAGCTTACACCGGAACAAACAAAAGTAGCCTTAAAAAATGCCCTTAGATACGTACCAGAGGAGCTTCATGAGAAATTGGCACCTGAATTCCTTGAAGAATTAAAGACAAGGGGCAGGATTTATGCTTACCGCTTTAGACCTGAGGGCAGACTCTATGGAAAGCCCATAGATGAGTACAAGGGCAATTGTATTGAAGGAAGAGCCTTTCAGGTAATGATAGATAATAATCTTGACTTTGACGTAGCACTATATCCCTATGAGCTGGTTACCTATGGAGAAACGGGACGGGTATGCCAGAATTGGCTGCAGTATAGATTGATTAAAAAATACCTGGAAGTAATGACAGAAAACCAAACCCTAGTAGTGCAATCAGGTCATCCCATGGGATTATTTCCATCAAAGCCAAATGCCCCCAGGGTAATTATAACTAATGCTTTGATGATAGGTATGTTTGATAACCCAAATGATTGGGAAATTGCTGAACAGATGGGTGTGGCCAATTATGGGCAGATGACGGCAGGTGGCTGGATGTATATTGGCCCCCAGGGAATTGTCCATGGAACCTTTAATACTCTTTTAAACGCCGGCAGAAACAAGCTTGGCATACCAGAAGACAAGGATTTAAGAGGGCATTTGTTTGTATCCTCAGGCCTTGGCGGTATGAGTGGAGCACAGCCTAAAGCGGTGGAAATAGCCAAGGGAGTTGGCATAATAGCAGAAGTGGACCATTCACGAATAATGACACGCTACAATCAAGGCTGGATAAGCAAGGTATCAGATAATCTTGATGAAATCTTTACCACAGCAGATGAATACTTGAAGAAGAAAGAACCAATTTCCATTGCTTACCACGGAAACATAGTAGATCTCCTGGAATATGTGGCAGATAAAAATATACATGTTGATTTATTATCAGACCAGACATCGTGTCATGCAGTATATGACGGCGGATATTGTCCCCAGGGAGTGACCTTTGAGGAAAGAACCAGGCTTATAGGATCTGACAGGACAAAATTTGCAGAGCTTGTTGATAAATCTCTAAAAAGGCATTATGAACTGGTTAAGGTTTTAACTGAAAGGGGAACATATTTCTTTGACTATGGCAATGCTTTCATGAAGGCAGTTTATGACGCAGGTGTTAAAGAGATTTCTAAAAATGGAATTGATGACAAGGATGGTTTCATTTGGCCATCATATGTAGAAGACATTATGGGCCCCATGCTTTTCGATTATGGCTATGGACCCTTTAGATGGATCTGCTTAAGTGGAAAGCATGAGGATCTAATGAAAACAGACAAGGCAGCCATGGACTGTATTGATCCAAATCGAAGGGGCCAGGACAGGGACAACTACATCTGGATAAGAGATGCTGAAAAAAATCAGCTGGTAGTAGGAACCCAGGCAAGGATTTTATACCAGGATGCTGAGGGACGAAAGAAAATTGCCTTGAAATTTAATGATATGATTCGCAAGGGAGAAATAGGCCCTGTTATGCTGGGTAGAGACCACCACGATGTAAGTGGTACAGATTCACCCTTTAGAGAAACGGCTAATATTAAAGATGGAAGTAATGTAATGGCAGAAATGGCCATACAGTGCTTTGCCGGAAATGCTGCAAGGGGTATGAGCCTATGTGCACTTCATAATGGAGGAGGCGTGGGTATTGGCAAAGCAATTAATGGAGGCTTTGGACTTGTGCTAGATGGCAGTGAGAGGGTAGACAATATAATAGAAATTGCTATGCTCTGGGATGTAATAGGCGGAGTAGCCAGGAGAAATTGGGCTAGAAATGAAAACTCCATAGAAACAATAATGGAGTTTAATAAAGTCTATCACGGCAAAGGTCATGTTACAATACCCTACATTGCTGCTGATGAGCTAGTTGAGAGAGTTATAAAAGGGGGCTTGAATTAA
- a CDS encoding cyclodeaminase/cyclohydrolase family protein: protein MLVELTGREFINAVSSESPAPGGGSVAAFAGALSAALVNMVINLTVGKEKFQEHEEELKEIRKKGYELQEQLTQYVDEDTRTFNLVMEAYKMPKDTEEAKAKRSEAIQGAMKKAAELPLEVAKCCLEIIIFSDVVITRGNPNCLSDGGVGCLMAHAGLKGAIFNVQINLGSIKDEQYKARLAEEIKNIEDEAENLTKQIIAKVKSRL, encoded by the coding sequence ATGCTAGTAGAACTAACAGGCCGAGAATTTATTAATGCAGTAAGCTCAGAATCCCCGGCACCTGGTGGAGGAAGTGTAGCGGCATTTGCTGGGGCTCTATCAGCAGCCCTGGTTAACATGGTTATAAACCTAACAGTGGGAAAAGAAAAGTTTCAAGAGCATGAAGAAGAATTAAAGGAAATCAGAAAGAAGGGTTATGAGCTTCAGGAGCAGCTAACCCAATATGTTGATGAAGATACCCGGACATTTAATTTAGTAATGGAAGCATATAAAATGCCAAAGGACACAGAAGAAGCCAAGGCAAAAAGATCAGAAGCAATACAAGGGGCAATGAAAAAAGCAGCAGAGCTTCCCCTAGAGGTGGCCAAATGCTGTTTGGAAATAATAATATTTAGTGATGTGGTAATTACCAGGGGTAACCCCAATTGTCTCAGTGATGGCGGAGTAGGCTGTCTCATGGCTCATGCTGGCCTTAAGGGAGCTATATTTAACGTGCAAATTAACCTAGGAAGTATAAAGGATGAACAATACAAGGCCAGGCTTGCTGAGGAAATCAAAAATATTGAAGATGAAGCAGAAAATCTAACAAAACAGATTATAGCCAAGGTAAAAAGCCGGCTTTAA
- a CDS encoding tryptophanase encodes MKERSLYAEPYKIKMVEPIKVTAREYRETRLAEAGYNVFNLASEDVYIDLLTDSGTSAMSDNQWSGIMSGDESYAGGKNYFNLKRTIKDVMGYDFVVPTHQGRGAENILMQMFVKEGDRIPGNLHFDTTDGHIRLRKALPVNLLKKEGYDSTCKAPFKGDIDLNKLEEELEMHKEKIPFVLITVTCNNNGGQPVSMNNLREARQLTDKYGVPLFLDVARFAENAFFIKDRDPNYKDVSIKNIVKEMFSYAHGCSMSAKKDALVNIGGFLAFKDNPDYYKRAVEIQIPFEGYATYGGLAGRDLEAMARGLKEVLSEEYLEDRIGQVKYLADKLLAIGIPIIEPPGGHGVYVDVKRFLNHLPQKFFPAQALVCQLYLEAGIRSVEIGACAFGYLDPDTGEEVYPEMELLRMAVPRRVYTDRHMDVVANAFANIADKKPDIKGLKLVYQAEVLRHFTAQFKPL; translated from the coding sequence ATGAAAGAAAGGTCACTATATGCTGAGCCATACAAAATTAAGATGGTAGAGCCTATTAAGGTTACTGCCAGAGAGTACAGAGAGACGAGACTAGCTGAGGCAGGGTACAATGTTTTTAATCTGGCTAGCGAGGATGTTTATATTGACTTGCTAACTGATAGTGGTACTAGTGCCATGAGTGATAACCAATGGTCTGGTATTATGAGTGGAGATGAGTCCTATGCAGGTGGGAAAAATTACTTTAACCTAAAAAGAACCATTAAAGATGTTATGGGATATGACTTTGTGGTGCCAACCCATCAGGGCAGAGGAGCAGAAAATATACTGATGCAGATGTTTGTTAAGGAAGGTGATAGAATACCAGGCAACCTTCATTTTGACACTACAGATGGACATATCCGCCTTAGAAAGGCCCTACCTGTAAACCTCTTGAAAAAAGAAGGATATGACAGTACCTGTAAAGCACCTTTTAAGGGAGACATTGACCTGAACAAGCTTGAGGAAGAGCTTGAAATGCATAAGGAGAAAATACCCTTTGTGCTAATAACCGTTACCTGCAACAACAATGGTGGTCAGCCTGTTTCCATGAATAACCTTAGAGAAGCTCGACAGCTTACTGACAAATATGGAGTACCTCTATTTTTAGATGTTGCAAGATTTGCAGAGAATGCTTTTTTCATCAAGGATAGAGACCCAAATTACAAGGATGTGAGCATAAAAAACATTGTAAAAGAGATGTTCTCCTATGCCCATGGATGTTCAATGAGTGCAAAAAAAGATGCCCTTGTAAATATTGGAGGCTTTCTGGCATTTAAGGATAATCCAGATTATTATAAAAGGGCCGTGGAAATTCAAATACCCTTTGAAGGTTATGCTACCTATGGAGGACTGGCAGGCAGAGATTTAGAGGCCATGGCGAGAGGACTCAAGGAAGTCCTTTCTGAAGAATACTTGGAGGATAGGATAGGTCAGGTAAAATACCTTGCTGATAAGCTTTTGGCCATTGGAATTCCAATTATTGAGCCCCCAGGGGGTCATGGAGTATATGTAGATGTTAAACGATTTCTTAACCATCTGCCACAAAAGTTTTTCCCTGCACAAGCCCTGGTGTGTCAGTTATACCTGGAGGCAGGAATCAGAAGTGTTGAAATTGGAGCCTGTGCTTTTGGATACTTGGATCCTGATACAGGAGAAGAGGTATATCCTGAGATGGAGCTTTTAAGAATGGCTGTACCCAGGCGGGTCTATACAGATAGACATATGGATGTGGTTGCAAATGCATTTGCAAATATTGCTGATAAGAAACCAGACATTAAGGGACTGAAGCTTGTATACCAGGCAGAAGTTTTGAGGCATTTTACAGCCCAGTTTAAGCCCCTTTGA
- a CDS encoding 4Fe-4S dicluster domain-containing protein: MMRNKVLAVDYHKCIGCRICEQWCSLSHHGVISPVKARVKVHRIEETGANIPVICTQCNPAPCVSICPENALSRDLKTGAVRVNDDLCVACRKCMNACPNGAISLDTSGETVLICDLCKGKPQCVAQCPTNSLTYVLPEIVGREQRTRIARCFEKGGRE; encoded by the coding sequence ATGATGCGAAATAAAGTTCTAGCCGTGGATTATCATAAGTGCATTGGTTGTCGTATATGCGAGCAATGGTGCAGCTTGAGCCATCACGGAGTAATAAGCCCTGTCAAGGCAAGGGTTAAGGTTCATAGAATTGAAGAAACTGGAGCCAATATACCCGTTATATGTACACAATGTAATCCAGCACCTTGTGTTTCAATTTGTCCGGAGAATGCCTTGTCAAGGGATTTAAAAACAGGTGCAGTTAGAGTTAATGATGATCTTTGCGTTGCCTGTAGAAAATGTATGAATGCATGTCCAAATGGAGCCATATCATTAGATACAAGTGGAGAAACAGTATTAATTTGTGATTTATGCAAGGGGAAACCACAATGTGTGGCTCAATGTCCCACAAATTCACTAACTTATGTCCTGCCTGAAATAGTTGGCAGAGAGCAAAGGACAAGAATTGCACGTTGTTTTGAAAAAGGAGGAAGGGAATAA
- a CDS encoding aldehyde ferredoxin oxidoreductase family protein, whose amino-acid sequence MEKIPVSSTGKLLRVNLSSKEISQESIPFHVYRDYLGGRGAGAYYLLKELAKGVDPLSEDNKLVFFTGPVIGTLAPGSNKVSVTFKSPLTNTYSMSLCGGFWGPELKFAGYDALIIEGKSEKPVYLWIDNGEVSLKAAEHLWGQLIPKASDEVKKELGNDNTIRVACIGPAGEKLNKMACITADRHREFGRGGAGAVMGSKNLKAIAVRGTGEIQMSQKGKMASLVKTLYQEFKGHPKANARTRYGTVEMLEGINNLGFWSTRNFSQGYFEGGEKLVGPKMRDDIVVSDASCYACPIGCGKNARVYYKGSRVHLEGPEFETVGLLGANCGVDDWESILKATEICDYYGMDTMAVGATISFAMECFEKGIIGLKDTDNIELKFGNGDALVSLAEKIANRDGFGDLLAEGVKIASEKLNAQDYAMHSKGLPLATYDPRGCKGMALTYATSPKGAHHMISPTMGAEIPGDRFAEEGKAGLVKDTQIQMALVDSLGFCSTMRFVLSVDKQQQLLELGSGLEISKEDMFKIGERILNIERLFNIREGFNRKDDTLPNRFLKEVIKEGLSAGHSINLEKMLDEYYQVMGWDRNGIPEESKLAELNISQFGNK is encoded by the coding sequence ATGGAGAAGATACCTGTAAGTTCAACTGGCAAATTATTGAGAGTAAACCTTTCTTCTAAAGAGATTAGTCAAGAAAGCATTCCCTTTCATGTATATAGAGATTATTTAGGCGGTAGGGGTGCTGGTGCATATTATTTATTAAAAGAGCTTGCAAAGGGAGTAGACCCCCTGAGCGAAGATAATAAGCTTGTCTTTTTTACAGGGCCTGTCATTGGTACCTTGGCCCCAGGCAGTAATAAAGTATCTGTTACCTTTAAATCACCCCTAACAAATACCTATTCCATGTCCCTATGTGGAGGTTTTTGGGGACCAGAGTTAAAATTTGCGGGTTACGATGCCCTTATTATTGAAGGTAAATCAGAGAAACCGGTATACCTGTGGATTGACAATGGAGAAGTTTCCCTAAAAGCTGCAGAGCATTTATGGGGGCAGTTAATCCCTAAAGCAAGTGATGAAGTTAAAAAAGAATTAGGTAATGACAACACAATTCGTGTAGCTTGTATAGGTCCTGCAGGTGAAAAGTTAAATAAAATGGCCTGTATTACTGCAGATAGACACCGGGAGTTTGGCAGAGGTGGAGCTGGTGCAGTTATGGGTTCAAAAAACCTTAAGGCTATTGCAGTTAGAGGTACTGGAGAGATACAGATGTCACAAAAGGGCAAAATGGCTTCTCTAGTTAAAACCCTATATCAAGAGTTTAAAGGGCACCCAAAAGCAAATGCCAGGACAAGGTATGGTACAGTAGAAATGCTTGAAGGAATTAATAATCTGGGCTTCTGGTCAACACGCAACTTCTCACAAGGGTATTTTGAAGGTGGAGAAAAGCTAGTTGGGCCTAAAATGAGAGATGATATTGTCGTTAGTGATGCATCCTGCTATGCTTGTCCAATAGGTTGTGGGAAAAATGCCAGGGTTTACTATAAGGGTTCACGAGTTCACCTTGAAGGACCAGAGTTTGAAACTGTTGGACTATTAGGAGCAAACTGTGGTGTAGATGACTGGGAAAGTATTCTTAAGGCAACTGAAATATGTGACTATTACGGAATGGACACCATGGCTGTTGGGGCTACCATATCCTTTGCCATGGAGTGCTTTGAAAAGGGAATCATTGGCTTAAAGGATACTGATAATATTGAGCTTAAATTTGGCAATGGAGATGCCCTTGTATCTTTGGCAGAAAAAATAGCCAACAGAGATGGTTTTGGTGACCTGCTTGCTGAAGGGGTAAAAATTGCATCAGAAAAATTAAATGCACAGGATTATGCCATGCACAGCAAAGGATTGCCTCTAGCAACCTATGACCCAAGAGGATGTAAGGGAATGGCCTTAACCTATGCCACATCACCCAAGGGGGCTCATCATATGATCTCACCAACCATGGGAGCTGAGATTCCTGGAGATAGGTTTGCCGAGGAAGGTAAGGCGGGTCTAGTAAAAGACACACAAATACAAATGGCCCTGGTAGATTCTCTTGGCTTTTGCTCAACAATGAGATTTGTTCTGAGTGTAGATAAACAGCAGCAGCTTCTTGAGCTTGGATCAGGATTGGAAATATCAAAAGAAGACATGTTCAAAATTGGTGAAAGAATCCTAAATATAGAGAGATTATTCAATATTAGAGAAGGCTTTAATCGTAAGGATGACACACTACCTAACAGGTTTCTAAAAGAGGTCATTAAAGAAGGATTAAGTGCCGGTCATTCAATTAATCTGGAAAAAATGCTTGATGAATATTATCAAGTAATGGGGTGGGATAGAAATGGTATCCCAGAAGAAAGCAAGCTTGCTGAATTAAACATTTCCCAATTTGGGAATAAGTAA
- a CDS encoding sigma-54 interaction domain-containing protein yields the protein MEQSMVKKLNERLYCLEQALNNVKEGILISDKDNRIIFYNKEMAKLDGLNQSEVIGKKISEVYRVDHEHNEHIHVFKTGEPIEEGNRIYYTTQGNEVDMVYKTLPIFQDDKILGVYSLCRNVAKLKELLERTMQLQRSYSEDNSNTRAGLNNMASYTFDDIIGNSQVMNQLKFEAKKIASSTTPILITGETGTGKELFAQSIHNYSQGNTEPFLAINCAAIPENLLESLLFGTTKGAFTGAADMSGFFEQAGEGTLFLDEINSMPLSLQAKLLRVLQERRARRIGSPREYSIRCRIISSTNRDPLISVERQEMRSDLYYRLSGLVLTIPPLREHKEDIRDLIDYFVKKYCLIYKKGSYKLSKELTELLEAYNWPGNIRQLQHIIENLLLRADKSPIGVDTLPTHFQRELLSYTKTTGKLKVMIDLNQQLAEYEKNIIAEILKKTKWNISKSANQLGLNRQNLQYKIKKYDLKKSDRQR from the coding sequence GTGGAACAATCCATGGTTAAAAAGCTTAATGAAAGGCTTTATTGTCTTGAACAGGCGTTAAATAATGTTAAAGAAGGAATACTCATTAGCGACAAGGATAATAGGATTATTTTCTACAATAAAGAAATGGCCAAGCTTGATGGTCTTAATCAAAGTGAAGTGATTGGCAAGAAAATATCTGAAGTATATAGAGTTGATCATGAACATAATGAACATATTCATGTATTTAAAACTGGGGAACCCATTGAAGAAGGCAATAGGATTTATTATACTACCCAGGGAAATGAAGTGGATATGGTATATAAGACCCTGCCCATTTTCCAAGATGATAAAATTTTAGGAGTGTACTCTTTGTGCAGAAATGTTGCAAAACTCAAGGAGCTTTTAGAAAGGACCATGCAGCTGCAAAGATCATATTCTGAAGACAATTCAAACACTAGAGCTGGGTTAAATAACATGGCCAGCTATACCTTCGATGATATTATTGGAAATAGCCAGGTAATGAACCAGCTAAAGTTTGAAGCTAAAAAAATTGCTTCAAGCACTACCCCAATATTAATAACAGGGGAAACAGGAACCGGCAAAGAGCTTTTTGCCCAGAGCATTCACAACTACAGCCAGGGAAATACAGAACCATTCCTTGCAATTAATTGTGCAGCAATACCGGAAAACCTCTTGGAAAGCCTGCTATTTGGAACGACCAAGGGTGCCTTTACAGGTGCTGCAGACATGTCAGGATTTTTTGAACAGGCCGGAGAAGGAACCTTGTTTTTAGATGAAATTAACTCCATGCCCCTATCATTGCAGGCTAAGCTTTTGAGGGTGTTGCAGGAAAGAAGAGCTAGAAGAATAGGCAGTCCAAGGGAATATAGTATCAGATGTAGAATTATCAGTTCAACAAACAGGGATCCACTCATTAGCGTAGAAAGGCAAGAAATGCGCTCAGATTTGTATTACCGCCTTTCTGGTCTTGTTCTGACCATTCCACCCCTTAGAGAGCACAAGGAGGATATAAGAGACTTAATAGACTATTTTGTAAAAAAATATTGCCTGATATATAAAAAGGGTTCCTATAAACTCAGCAAGGAATTAACTGAACTTTTAGAAGCATATAATTGGCCAGGTAATATTCGTCAATTACAGCATATCATTGAAAATCTTTTGCTTAGAGCTGATAAAAGTCCCATTGGGGTTGACACCCTGCCTACTCACTTTCAAAGGGAGCTTTTATCCTATACAAAAACCACTGGTAAACTAAAAGTAATGATAGATCTTAATCAGCAGCTTGCAGAGTATGAAAAAAACATCATTGCAGAAATCTTAAAAAAGACCAAATGGAATATTTCAAAGTCTGCAAATCAATTGGGATTAAACAGACAGAATCTCCAGTATAAAATTAAAAAATACGATTTAAAAAAGAGTGATAGGCAGCGGTAA
- the hutI gene encoding imidazolonepropionase gives MQTADLIIKNARELVTCSGGSNKPKIGEELKNLYIIENGWTAVVGNMIAAVGTEEEVKSKVEITDKTQIIDAAGKTVLPGLVDSHTHLAFGGSRENELELKLKGVPYLDILAQGGGILSTVRATRSASKEELKEASVKYLNQMLAQGTTTAEAKSGYGLTTEDEIKQLEVIKELNEEHPVDLVPTFLGAHAIPTEFKGGNEDRFVDIVVNEMMPAVKEKGLAEFCDVFCEKGVFDVHQSRKVLEKAKELGFKLKIHSDEIYPLGGTELAAELRATSADHLLVVTDEGIEKLAEAGVIGVLLPGTTFNLREDHYAPARKMIEKGAAIALATDFNPGSCPTNSMDIIMTIGCLYLRLVPAEVINAITINAAHAIDRAHLVGSIEEGKQADIVIFDAPNHQYLCYRFGTNLVEKVIKKGKLVIGGF, from the coding sequence GTGCAAACAGCAGATCTAATTATTAAAAATGCCAGGGAATTGGTAACCTGCTCTGGAGGCTCAAATAAGCCTAAAATAGGTGAAGAACTGAAAAATCTATATATAATTGAAAATGGCTGGACAGCAGTAGTGGGTAATATGATAGCTGCCGTTGGAACAGAAGAAGAGGTTAAATCTAAAGTGGAAATTACAGATAAAACCCAAATTATAGATGCTGCAGGAAAAACCGTGCTTCCAGGACTTGTTGACTCCCACACCCATCTAGCCTTTGGAGGATCCAGAGAAAATGAACTTGAATTAAAGCTAAAGGGAGTACCATATTTAGACATACTTGCCCAGGGTGGGGGAATATTAAGTACAGTTAGGGCAACAAGAAGTGCTTCAAAAGAAGAACTAAAGGAAGCAAGTGTTAAATACTTAAATCAAATGCTTGCCCAGGGAACAACAACAGCTGAAGCCAAAAGCGGCTACGGACTGACAACAGAAGATGAAATTAAACAATTAGAGGTTATAAAGGAATTAAACGAGGAGCACCCAGTAGACCTGGTTCCAACCTTCCTGGGAGCCCATGCAATACCTACAGAGTTTAAAGGTGGAAATGAGGATAGGTTTGTTGATATAGTTGTAAATGAAATGATGCCTGCAGTTAAAGAAAAAGGACTGGCAGAATTTTGTGATGTATTTTGTGAAAAAGGTGTTTTTGATGTGCACCAGTCAAGAAAAGTCCTTGAAAAGGCAAAAGAACTAGGATTTAAATTGAAAATTCACTCTGATGAAATCTATCCATTAGGTGGTACAGAGCTTGCTGCAGAGCTTAGAGCTACTTCTGCAGATCACCTGTTGGTGGTAACAGATGAAGGAATAGAGAAGTTGGCAGAAGCGGGAGTAATTGGAGTATTATTACCTGGAACCACATTTAACTTAAGAGAAGACCACTATGCCCCAGCCAGGAAAATGATAGAAAAGGGAGCAGCCATAGCATTGGCTACTGACTTTAATCCAGGAAGCTGCCCTACAAACTCCATGGATATTATAATGACAATAGGATGTTTATATCTAAGGCTTGTTCCTGCAGAAGTAATAAATGCAATAACAATAAACGCTGCCCATGCCATTGACAGGGCTCATTTAGTTGGAAGCATAGAGGAGGGCAAGCAGGCTGATATAGTTATCTTTGATGCTCCAAATCATCAATACTTATGTTATCGATTTGGAACAAATCTAGTAGAGAAGGTAATCAAAAAAGGTAAACTTGTAATAGGAGGATTTTGA